The following is a genomic window from Niabella soli DSM 19437.
ACCGCTGATAAAAATTATGAAAGGGTATGGAAAAAGATAACCCCCGGGGGCCGGCCGGCAACAGTGGGCGACATCGCCAACGCCGCATTGTTCCTTGTGCATGAGAACGCCAGACATATCAATGGACAAAATATAGTTATCGACGGCGGATGGACAAGCGTTGGCATCCAGCCTGATTAATGCTATTTACAATGATTGAAATTGCCTGTGAACATAAAACACAATTAGGAGAAGGCCCTGTATGGGATGAACAAAAAAATATCCTTTATTGGGTAGACATTGCAAAGGGTATTATCCACGAGCTGAACGTTCTAAGCGGGAAGCACGCTTCATACACTATCGGGCAGCTTACGGGGGCGATCGCATTATGCAATAACAATGACCTGCTGGTAGCGGCACAAAAGGGCCCGGGTATTTTCAATACTCATAAACATTCTTTTATTCAACAGCCTCCGCCCTACCCGGCAACAACAGCAAATCGTTTTAACGATGGCAAATGCGATGCTGCAGGCCGTTTCTGGCTGGGAACAATGGCGCTGGATGAAAAAAAAGCGGCTGGCAGTCTTTTCTGCATGACTGAAGATTTTACCTTCAGGAAAATGCTTCCCCACCTGACTATTCCCAATGGTATGGCATGGACGAGCGACAATAAAATCTTTTATTTTATCGACACTCCTGCTTTTGCTGTGATGGCCTATGATTTCGATTTAGCCACCGCACAAATCTCCAATCCCCGCAAAGTGATCACCATAAAAGAAAAGGAAGGAGCCCCAGATGGCATGACGATCGACAAGGAAGGGATGTTATGGATCGCTCATTGGGACGGGTGGCAGGTTACGCGTTGGGATCCCGAAACCGGCGCACAACTATTGTCGGTACGGCTCCCCGTTGCCCGCGTCACTTCCTGCACTTTTGGAGGACCTGCCTTATCCGATCTTTATATTACCACCGCCTGCGACCGGCTCAACCCCGATCAATACAACGCGCAGCCCCATGCCGGGGCCTTATTCGTGTGGAGTAATTCGGGGTTTACGGGAATGCCCGCAAACCGGTTTCAAACAAAACATGTTCTGCCGGCCATCTGATATAAAAGGGGTTTCTGGTTAAAGCGGCACTTCTATGCAGCATTCGGGGAATGTTAATAATAAAAAAATGGACATACTTGTTATTGGTATAGAGCATATCCATTGTAATCAAACCCGTAAAAAACCGTCTCAGAAGCACGTTGGTGGCTCATGTTCAACTAGCAACGGCACGATTGCACATCAAAATAGTGATATTGTCTTTTAGGGCATCAACAGCATCAGCAATTTCGAAGCTGCAAAAATAACCAATTTATTTCATAACTCAACAACCAGTGAGTTATGACTGTGCTTTTGAAGGCCGCTACTAAACAAAACCGAATCAACAGGCTGTTACCCGGTAAAAAAATCAAACTTAAACCCTTTGAATTCATAAAAATACAATTGAACTCCAAAAGA
Proteins encoded in this region:
- a CDS encoding SMP-30/gluconolactonase/LRE family protein, which encodes MIEIACEHKTQLGEGPVWDEQKNILYWVDIAKGIIHELNVLSGKHASYTIGQLTGAIALCNNNDLLVAAQKGPGIFNTHKHSFIQQPPPYPATTANRFNDGKCDAAGRFWLGTMALDEKKAAGSLFCMTEDFTFRKMLPHLTIPNGMAWTSDNKIFYFIDTPAFAVMAYDFDLATAQISNPRKVITIKEKEGAPDGMTIDKEGMLWIAHWDGWQVTRWDPETGAQLLSVRLPVARVTSCTFGGPALSDLYITTACDRLNPDQYNAQPHAGALFVWSNSGFTGMPANRFQTKHVLPAI